In a genomic window of Larus michahellis chromosome 3, bLarMic1.1, whole genome shotgun sequence:
- the GTF3C2 gene encoding general transcription factor 3C polypeptide 2 isoform X1 — protein sequence MASNAARGPRCRERSRRGRTGRGSVTTGRSRERESRDLRETPPLGDVDALGRSEEGDEATKTQKKPARNQKQKNIPNDPNGPAPAETGAHGEPSRTSENGSVPPPKAPGKRGRKSKTEMLLLKLSQDLECPAPEPICVQKMLGSSEQASEGLETPPGGRPKRRAAKVALLYLQELAEELTSVYQPPAPTEGAQEPELARVQKKRQSRRRKEEETDSDDPAQDADFVPSKEVLLQAEEEEGSDAPLSEASEPELEALRGHGGKVASAGRSKPQCRGLAPNGFHNSIMAPVEKCSSLTCSLREQKYSQWEFPDWIPLAHKWTWLSESEAAPYLPAEEKSPLFSIQREGIEDDGVLYRVNRFNSLQPHAERLDVSFFVGGPVWAMEWCPSPEGSAAAQYVAVYCHGSMEETHSVAGLHGGPALLQLWGLGALQQEPGSADSAALAYAIAADHGCVWDMKFCPSGAWELPTATRKPPQMSRLGLLAVAFSDGKVLLYSLPHPGALRRSKATQVKDGSFHKHVICKVQCVATLQVGSVQAGNASECGQCFSLSWMPCKPHHHLAAGFYDGTVAIWNLLTKSLLQCVHQPDGSLKLYPFRCFLAHDHAVRSIEWCKADSNFLVTAGSDRKIKFWDLRRLYEPINSIKRFLSTEVAWLLPYNGVTVAQDNCYASYGLCGIHYIDAGYLGFKAYFVAPRKGTVWSISGSDWLNTVAAGDITGELLAAVLPDLAVNPLNVKRSSDRRFPVYKADLLPGDGEPALPKTRHYREMVTKSYIRFRDTDLRSFRNFPSREPMRRMHSQEAKAELSLDRLQLESLHKVRFSPNLDSHGWLVSGGQAGIVRAHCLAGLASATSRRLLPECRARFSSLFGDRPGSPSPPGSPPLPTE from the exons ATGGCGTCTAACGCCGCCCGCGGGCCGCGCTGCCGGGAACGGAGCCGCCGGGGCCGGACGGGCCGGGGATCGGTGACCACCGGCCGCAGCCGGGAGCGGGAGTCCCGGGACCTCC GAGAAACGCCGCCGCTCGGAGATGTGGATGCTTTGGGCCGCTCCGAGGAGGGCGACGAAGCCACCAAGACCCAGAAAAAACCTGCCCGAAaccaaaaacagaaaaatattcccaATGACCCCAATGGCCCGGCCCCTGCGGAGACCGGGGCTCATGGCGAGCCCTCGAGGACCTCGGAGAACGGGTCCGTGCCGCCCCCAAAGGCCCCTGGGAAGCGCGGTCGGAAGTCCAAGacggagatgctgctgctgaaactGTCTCAGGACTTGGAGTGCCCGGCCCCGGAGCCCATCTGTGTGCAGAAGATGCTGGGGAGCAGCGAGCAGGCGTCGGAAGGCCTGGAGACCCCCCCCGGCGGGCGCCCCAAGAGGCGGGCAGCCAAAGT GGCTTTGCTGTACCTGCAGGAGCTGGCGGAGGAGCTGACGTCCGTGTACCAGCCCCCGGCTCCCACTGAGGGTGCCCAGGAGCCAGAGCTCGCGCGTGTCCAGAAGAAGCGTCAGAGccggaggaggaaggaggaggaaacagaCAGTGATGATCCCGCGCAAGATGCTGACTTTGTACCCTCGAAGGAGGTgttgctgcaggcagaggaggaggaggggagcgatGCGCCGCTCAGTGAGGCATCGGAGCCAGAGCTGGAGGCACTGCGAGGACATGGTGGGAAGGTGGCATCTGCAGGG AGATCCAAGCCCCAGTGCCGAGGCCTCGCTCCCAACGGCTTCCACAACTCCATCATGGCCCCGgtggagaagtgctccagcctcACTTGCAGCCT GCGGGAGCAGAAGTACTCGCAGTGGGAGTTCCCCGACTGGATCCCATTGGCGCACAAGTGGACGTGGCTCTCGGAGAG CGAGGCTGCCCCATACCTGCCGGCAGAGGAGAAGTCTCCCCTCTTCTCCATCCAGCGGGAGGGCATCGAAGATGATGGCGTCTTGTACAGGGTGAACAG GTTCaactccctgcagccccacgcggAGCGCCTGGACGTGTCCTTCTTCGTGGGTGGCCCCGTGTGGGCCATGGAGTGGTGTCCGTCCCCGGAGGGCTCCGCGGCCGCTCAGTACGTGGCCGTCTACTGCCACGGCAGCATGGAGGAGACGCACAGCGTGGCCGGGCTCCACGGGGGCCCCGCGCTCCTGCAGCTCTGGGGCCTGGGCGCGCTGCAGCAGGAGCCGGG CTCCGCCGACAGCGCCGCACTGGCCTATGCCATCGCCGCCGACCACGGCTGCGTCTGGGACATGAAGTTCTGCCCCAGCGGAGCCTGGGAGCTGCCCACCGCCACCAGGAAG CCCCCGCAGATGAGCCGGCTGGGCCTGCTGGCCGTGGCCTTCTCGGACGGCAAGGTGCTGCTGTACTCCCTGCCGCACCCCGGCGCCCTGCGGCGCTCCAAGGCAACCCAGGTAAAAG ATGGGTCCTTCCACAAGCACGTTATCTGCAAG GTGCAGTGTGTCGCCACGCTCCAGGTGGGCTCTGTCCAGGCAGGGAATGCCTCCGAGTGCGGCCAGTGCTTCAGCCTCTCCTGGATGCCGTGCAAGCCCCATCATCACCTCGCAGCCGGTTTTTATGACG GCACTGTGGCCATCTGGAACCTGCTCACCAAGTCCCTGCTGCAGTGCGTGCACCAGCCCGACGGCTCCCTCAAGCTCTACCCTTTCCGGTGCTTCCTGGCCCACGACCACGCGGTGCGGAGCATCGAGTGGTGCAAGGCCGATAG CAACTTCCTGGTAACGGCAGGGAGCGACCGCAAGATCAAGTTCTGGGATCTGCGGCGGCTCTACGAGCCCATCAACAGCATCAAGCGGTTCCTCAGCACCGAGGTGGCCTGGCTGCTGCCCTACAACGGGGTCACCGTGGCCCAGGACAACTGCTACGCCTC TTACGGTCTCTGTGGGATCCATTACATCGACGCCGGGTACTTGGGCTTCAAGGCTTATTTTGTGGCCCCTCGCAAGGGGACTGTGTGG AGCATATCTGGCTCGGACTGGCTGAACACGGTGGCCGCAGGAGACATCACCGGCGAGCTGTTGGCTGCGGTGCTGCCTGACCTGGCCGTCAACCCCCTCAATGTCAAGCGCTCCTCGGACCGCAGATTT CCAGTCTACAAAGCTGATCTGCTGCCGGGGGACGGTGAGCCGGCGCTGCCCAAGACCAGGCACTACAGGGAGATGGTGACCAAGAGCTACATCCGATTCCGGGACACGGACCTG CGCAGCTTCAGGAACTTCCCCAGCCGGGAGCCCATGCGCAGGATGCACTCGCAGGAGGCCAAGGCAGAGCTCAGCCTCGACCGCCTGCAGCTGGAGTCCCTGCACAAG GTGCGTTTCAGCCCCAACCTGGACTCGCACGGCTGGCTGGTGTCGGGCGGGCAGGCGGGCATCGTGCGGGCGCATTGCCTGGCCGGGCTGGCCTCCGCCACCAGCCGCCGGCTGCTCCCCGAGTGCCGTGCCCGCTTCAGCTCCCTCTTCGGGGACCggcccggcagccccagcccccccgggagccccccacTGCCCACCGAATAG
- the GTF3C2 gene encoding general transcription factor 3C polypeptide 2 isoform X2 — MASNAARGPRCRERSRRGRTGRGSVTTGRSRERESRDLPGETPPLGDVDALGRSEEGDEATKTQKKPARNQKQKNIPNDPNGPAPAETGAHGEPSRTSENGSVPPPKAPGKRGRKSKTEMLLLKLSQDLECPAPEPICVQKMLGSSEQASEGLETPPGGRPKRRAAKVALLYLQELAEELTSVYQPPAPTEGAQEPELARVQKKRQSRRRKEEETDSDDPAQDADFVPSKEVLLQAEEEEGSDAPLSEASEPELEALRGHGGKVASAGRSKPQCRGLAPNGFHNSIMAPVEKCSSLTCSLREQKYSQWEFPDWIPLAHKWTWLSERFNSLQPHAERLDVSFFVGGPVWAMEWCPSPEGSAAAQYVAVYCHGSMEETHSVAGLHGGPALLQLWGLGALQQEPGSADSAALAYAIAADHGCVWDMKFCPSGAWELPTATRKPPQMSRLGLLAVAFSDGKVLLYSLPHPGALRRSKATQVKDGSFHKHVICKVQCVATLQVGSVQAGNASECGQCFSLSWMPCKPHHHLAAGFYDGTVAIWNLLTKSLLQCVHQPDGSLKLYPFRCFLAHDHAVRSIEWCKADSNFLVTAGSDRKIKFWDLRRLYEPINSIKRFLSTEVAWLLPYNGVTVAQDNCYASYGLCGIHYIDAGYLGFKAYFVAPRKGTVWSISGSDWLNTVAAGDITGELLAAVLPDLAVNPLNVKRSSDRRFPVYKADLLPGDGEPALPKTRHYREMVTKSYIRFRDTDLRSFRNFPSREPMRRMHSQEAKAELSLDRLQLESLHKVRFSPNLDSHGWLVSGGQAGIVRAHCLAGLASATSRRLLPECRARFSSLFGDRPGSPSPPGSPPLPTE; from the exons ATGGCGTCTAACGCCGCCCGCGGGCCGCGCTGCCGGGAACGGAGCCGCCGGGGCCGGACGGGCCGGGGATCGGTGACCACCGGCCGCAGCCGGGAGCGGGAGTCCCGGGACCTCC CAGGAGAAACGCCGCCGCTCGGAGATGTGGATGCTTTGGGCCGCTCCGAGGAGGGCGACGAAGCCACCAAGACCCAGAAAAAACCTGCCCGAAaccaaaaacagaaaaatattcccaATGACCCCAATGGCCCGGCCCCTGCGGAGACCGGGGCTCATGGCGAGCCCTCGAGGACCTCGGAGAACGGGTCCGTGCCGCCCCCAAAGGCCCCTGGGAAGCGCGGTCGGAAGTCCAAGacggagatgctgctgctgaaactGTCTCAGGACTTGGAGTGCCCGGCCCCGGAGCCCATCTGTGTGCAGAAGATGCTGGGGAGCAGCGAGCAGGCGTCGGAAGGCCTGGAGACCCCCCCCGGCGGGCGCCCCAAGAGGCGGGCAGCCAAAGT GGCTTTGCTGTACCTGCAGGAGCTGGCGGAGGAGCTGACGTCCGTGTACCAGCCCCCGGCTCCCACTGAGGGTGCCCAGGAGCCAGAGCTCGCGCGTGTCCAGAAGAAGCGTCAGAGccggaggaggaaggaggaggaaacagaCAGTGATGATCCCGCGCAAGATGCTGACTTTGTACCCTCGAAGGAGGTgttgctgcaggcagaggaggaggaggggagcgatGCGCCGCTCAGTGAGGCATCGGAGCCAGAGCTGGAGGCACTGCGAGGACATGGTGGGAAGGTGGCATCTGCAGGG AGATCCAAGCCCCAGTGCCGAGGCCTCGCTCCCAACGGCTTCCACAACTCCATCATGGCCCCGgtggagaagtgctccagcctcACTTGCAGCCT GCGGGAGCAGAAGTACTCGCAGTGGGAGTTCCCCGACTGGATCCCATTGGCGCACAAGTGGACGTGGCTCTCGGAGAG GTTCaactccctgcagccccacgcggAGCGCCTGGACGTGTCCTTCTTCGTGGGTGGCCCCGTGTGGGCCATGGAGTGGTGTCCGTCCCCGGAGGGCTCCGCGGCCGCTCAGTACGTGGCCGTCTACTGCCACGGCAGCATGGAGGAGACGCACAGCGTGGCCGGGCTCCACGGGGGCCCCGCGCTCCTGCAGCTCTGGGGCCTGGGCGCGCTGCAGCAGGAGCCGGG CTCCGCCGACAGCGCCGCACTGGCCTATGCCATCGCCGCCGACCACGGCTGCGTCTGGGACATGAAGTTCTGCCCCAGCGGAGCCTGGGAGCTGCCCACCGCCACCAGGAAG CCCCCGCAGATGAGCCGGCTGGGCCTGCTGGCCGTGGCCTTCTCGGACGGCAAGGTGCTGCTGTACTCCCTGCCGCACCCCGGCGCCCTGCGGCGCTCCAAGGCAACCCAGGTAAAAG ATGGGTCCTTCCACAAGCACGTTATCTGCAAG GTGCAGTGTGTCGCCACGCTCCAGGTGGGCTCTGTCCAGGCAGGGAATGCCTCCGAGTGCGGCCAGTGCTTCAGCCTCTCCTGGATGCCGTGCAAGCCCCATCATCACCTCGCAGCCGGTTTTTATGACG GCACTGTGGCCATCTGGAACCTGCTCACCAAGTCCCTGCTGCAGTGCGTGCACCAGCCCGACGGCTCCCTCAAGCTCTACCCTTTCCGGTGCTTCCTGGCCCACGACCACGCGGTGCGGAGCATCGAGTGGTGCAAGGCCGATAG CAACTTCCTGGTAACGGCAGGGAGCGACCGCAAGATCAAGTTCTGGGATCTGCGGCGGCTCTACGAGCCCATCAACAGCATCAAGCGGTTCCTCAGCACCGAGGTGGCCTGGCTGCTGCCCTACAACGGGGTCACCGTGGCCCAGGACAACTGCTACGCCTC TTACGGTCTCTGTGGGATCCATTACATCGACGCCGGGTACTTGGGCTTCAAGGCTTATTTTGTGGCCCCTCGCAAGGGGACTGTGTGG AGCATATCTGGCTCGGACTGGCTGAACACGGTGGCCGCAGGAGACATCACCGGCGAGCTGTTGGCTGCGGTGCTGCCTGACCTGGCCGTCAACCCCCTCAATGTCAAGCGCTCCTCGGACCGCAGATTT CCAGTCTACAAAGCTGATCTGCTGCCGGGGGACGGTGAGCCGGCGCTGCCCAAGACCAGGCACTACAGGGAGATGGTGACCAAGAGCTACATCCGATTCCGGGACACGGACCTG CGCAGCTTCAGGAACTTCCCCAGCCGGGAGCCCATGCGCAGGATGCACTCGCAGGAGGCCAAGGCAGAGCTCAGCCTCGACCGCCTGCAGCTGGAGTCCCTGCACAAG GTGCGTTTCAGCCCCAACCTGGACTCGCACGGCTGGCTGGTGTCGGGCGGGCAGGCGGGCATCGTGCGGGCGCATTGCCTGGCCGGGCTGGCCTCCGCCACCAGCCGCCGGCTGCTCCCCGAGTGCCGTGCCCGCTTCAGCTCCCTCTTCGGGGACCggcccggcagccccagcccccccgggagccccccacTGCCCACCGAATAG
- the GTF3C2 gene encoding general transcription factor 3C polypeptide 2 isoform X3 gives MASNAARGPRCRERSRRGRTGRGSVTTGRSRERESRDLPGETPPLGDVDALGRSEEGDEATKTQKKPARNQKQKNIPNDPNGPAPAETGAHGEPSRTSENGSVPPPKAPGKRGRKSKTEMLLLKLSQDLECPAPEPICVQKMLGSSEQASEGLETPPGGRPKRRAAKVALLYLQELAEELTSVYQPPAPTEGAQEPELARVQKKRQSRRRKEEETDSDDPAQDADFVPSKEVLLQAEEEEGSDAPLSEASEPELEALRGHGGKVASAGRSKPQCRGLAPNGFHNSIMAPVEKCSSLTCSLREQKYSQWEFPDWIPLAHKWTWLSESEAAPYLPAEEKSPLFSIQREGIEDDGVLYRVNRFNSLQPHAERLDVSFFVGGPVWAMEWCPSPEGSAAAQYVAVYCHGSMEETHSVAGLHGGPALLQLWGLGALQQEPGSADSAALAYAIAADHGCVWDMKFCPSGAWELPTATRKPPQMSRLGLLAVAFSDGKVLLYSLPHPGALRRSKATQVKDGSFHKHVICKVQCVATLQVGSVQAGNASECGQCFSLSWMPCKPHHHLAAGFYDGTVAIWNLLTKSLLQCVHQPDGSLKLYPFRCFLAHDHAVRSIEWCKADSNFLVTAGSDRKIKFWDLRRLYEPINSIKRFLSTEVAWLLPYNGVTVAQDNCYASYGLCGIHYIDAGYLGFKAYFVAPRKGTVWSISGSDWLNTVAAGDITGELLAAVLPDLAVNPLNVKRSSDRRFPVYKADLLPGDGEPALPKTRHYREMVTKSYIRFRDTDLRSFRNFPSREPMRRMHSQEAKAELSLDRLQLESLHKVRFSPNLDSHGWLVSGGQAGIVRAHCLAGLASATSRRLLPECRARFSSLFGDRPGSPSPPGSPPLPTE, from the exons ATGGCGTCTAACGCCGCCCGCGGGCCGCGCTGCCGGGAACGGAGCCGCCGGGGCCGGACGGGCCGGGGATCGGTGACCACCGGCCGCAGCCGGGAGCGGGAGTCCCGGGACCTCC CAGGAGAAACGCCGCCGCTCGGAGATGTGGATGCTTTGGGCCGCTCCGAGGAGGGCGACGAAGCCACCAAGACCCAGAAAAAACCTGCCCGAAaccaaaaacagaaaaatattcccaATGACCCCAATGGCCCGGCCCCTGCGGAGACCGGGGCTCATGGCGAGCCCTCGAGGACCTCGGAGAACGGGTCCGTGCCGCCCCCAAAGGCCCCTGGGAAGCGCGGTCGGAAGTCCAAGacggagatgctgctgctgaaactGTCTCAGGACTTGGAGTGCCCGGCCCCGGAGCCCATCTGTGTGCAGAAGATGCTGGGGAGCAGCGAGCAGGCGTCGGAAGGCCTGGAGACCCCCCCCGGCGGGCGCCCCAAGAGGCGGGCAGCCAAAGT GGCTTTGCTGTACCTGCAGGAGCTGGCGGAGGAGCTGACGTCCGTGTACCAGCCCCCGGCTCCCACTGAGGGTGCCCAGGAGCCAGAGCTCGCGCGTGTCCAGAAGAAGCGTCAGAGccggaggaggaaggaggaggaaacagaCAGTGATGATCCCGCGCAAGATGCTGACTTTGTACCCTCGAAGGAGGTgttgctgcaggcagaggaggaggaggggagcgatGCGCCGCTCAGTGAGGCATCGGAGCCAGAGCTGGAGGCACTGCGAGGACATGGTGGGAAGGTGGCATCTGCAGGG AGATCCAAGCCCCAGTGCCGAGGCCTCGCTCCCAACGGCTTCCACAACTCCATCATGGCCCCGgtggagaagtgctccagcctcACTTGCAGCCT GCGGGAGCAGAAGTACTCGCAGTGGGAGTTCCCCGACTGGATCCCATTGGCGCACAAGTGGACGTGGCTCTCGGAGAG CGAGGCTGCCCCATACCTGCCGGCAGAGGAGAAGTCTCCCCTCTTCTCCATCCAGCGGGAGGGCATCGAAGATGATGGCGTCTTGTACAGGGTGAACAG GTTCaactccctgcagccccacgcggAGCGCCTGGACGTGTCCTTCTTCGTGGGTGGCCCCGTGTGGGCCATGGAGTGGTGTCCGTCCCCGGAGGGCTCCGCGGCCGCTCAGTACGTGGCCGTCTACTGCCACGGCAGCATGGAGGAGACGCACAGCGTGGCCGGGCTCCACGGGGGCCCCGCGCTCCTGCAGCTCTGGGGCCTGGGCGCGCTGCAGCAGGAGCCGGG CTCCGCCGACAGCGCCGCACTGGCCTATGCCATCGCCGCCGACCACGGCTGCGTCTGGGACATGAAGTTCTGCCCCAGCGGAGCCTGGGAGCTGCCCACCGCCACCAGGAAG CCCCCGCAGATGAGCCGGCTGGGCCTGCTGGCCGTGGCCTTCTCGGACGGCAAGGTGCTGCTGTACTCCCTGCCGCACCCCGGCGCCCTGCGGCGCTCCAAGGCAACCCAGGTAAAAG ATGGGTCCTTCCACAAGCACGTTATCTGCAAG GTGCAGTGTGTCGCCACGCTCCAGGTGGGCTCTGTCCAGGCAGGGAATGCCTCCGAGTGCGGCCAGTGCTTCAGCCTCTCCTGGATGCCGTGCAAGCCCCATCATCACCTCGCAGCCGGTTTTTATGACG GCACTGTGGCCATCTGGAACCTGCTCACCAAGTCCCTGCTGCAGTGCGTGCACCAGCCCGACGGCTCCCTCAAGCTCTACCCTTTCCGGTGCTTCCTGGCCCACGACCACGCGGTGCGGAGCATCGAGTGGTGCAAGGCCGATAG CAACTTCCTGGTAACGGCAGGGAGCGACCGCAAGATCAAGTTCTGGGATCTGCGGCGGCTCTACGAGCCCATCAACAGCATCAAGCGGTTCCTCAGCACCGAGGTGGCCTGGCTGCTGCCCTACAACGGGGTCACCGTGGCCCAGGACAACTGCTACGCCTC TTACGGTCTCTGTGGGATCCATTACATCGACGCCGGGTACTTGGGCTTCAAGGCTTATTTTGTGGCCCCTCGCAAGGGGACTGTGTGG AGCATATCTGGCTCGGACTGGCTGAACACGGTGGCCGCAGGAGACATCACCGGCGAGCTGTTGGCTGCGGTGCTGCCTGACCTGGCCGTCAACCCCCTCAATGTCAAGCGCTCCTCGGACCGCAGATTT CCAGTCTACAAAGCTGATCTGCTGCCGGGGGACGGTGAGCCGGCGCTGCCCAAGACCAGGCACTACAGGGAGATGGTGACCAAGAGCTACATCCGATTCCGGGACACGGACCTG CGCAGCTTCAGGAACTTCCCCAGCCGGGAGCCCATGCGCAGGATGCACTCGCAGGAGGCCAAGGCAGAGCTCAGCCTCGACCGCCTGCAGCTGGAGTCCCTGCACAAG GTGCGTTTCAGCCCCAACCTGGACTCGCACGGCTGGCTGGTGTCGGGCGGGCAGGCGGGCATCGTGCGGGCGCATTGCCTGGCCGGGCTGGCCTCCGCCACCAGCCGCCGGCTGCTCCCCGAGTGCCGTGCCCGCTTCAGCTCCCTCTTCGGGGACCggcccggcagccccagcccccccgggagccccccacTGCCCACCGAATAG